Proteins co-encoded in one Acinetobacter lwoffii genomic window:
- a CDS encoding MarR family winged helix-turn-helix transcriptional regulator, whose protein sequence is MTKKYSKFLSIPTDFNLEDSPYHWISQVHTQYVQNVDYALKKYGLDNSRRRILLALKFKNRASISDLSDMLIYKMSTTTKIIYRLKDEGLVHTYSCEDDARITRVLLTEKGQQMIKKINDLSIVVLEQSFDGLTPLQIEKMLHSLKHIFRNLAPSH, encoded by the coding sequence ATGACAAAAAAGTACAGTAAATTTTTATCCATTCCTACAGATTTTAATTTAGAAGATTCACCCTATCATTGGATTAGTCAAGTGCATACCCAATATGTGCAAAATGTTGACTATGCCTTAAAGAAATACGGTTTAGACAATTCTCGCAGACGTATTTTGCTGGCATTAAAATTTAAAAATAGAGCGAGTATTTCTGATTTATCTGACATGTTGATTTATAAGATGTCGACCACTACTAAAATCATCTATCGCCTAAAAGATGAGGGATTAGTACATACTTATTCCTGTGAGGATGATGCACGAATTACCCGAGTATTATTAACCGAAAAAGGTCAGCAAATGATTAAAAAGATTAATGATCTTAGCATTGTTGTACTAGAGCAATCTTTCGATGGTTTAACACCGTTGCAAATTGAAAAAATGCTACACAGTCTTAAGCATATTTTCCGCAATCTAGCTCCTTCGCATTAG